The DNA segment tacaaaaaagatagcagataatcacgatggtgtgatcactcacctagagcaagaaatcctcgaatgtgaagtcaatttggccttaggaaccatcgctataaacaaagctagtggaggtgatggaattccagatgagctatttcaaatcctgaaagatgatgctgtgaaagtgctgcactcagtatgccagcaaatttggaaaactcagcagtggccacaggactggaaaaggtcagtgttcagtgaaatcccaaagaaacgcaatgccaaagaatgctcaaactaccacacaattgcagtcatctcacatgctagtacaataatgctcaaaattctccaagccaggcttcaccaatacgtgaaacgtgaacttctagatgttcaaactggttttagaaaaggcagaggaaccagagaccaaatttccaacatccactggatcatcaaaaaagcaagagagttccagaaaaacatctatttctgctttattgactctgccaaagcctttgactgtgtggatcacaataaactgtggaaaattctgaaagagatgggaataccagaccacctgacctgcctcttgagatctgtatgcaggtcaggaaacaacagttagaactggacatggaacagcagactggttccaaataggaaaaggagtacgtcaaggctgtatactgtcaccctgcttatttaacttatatgcagagtacatcatgagaaacgctggactggaagaagcacaagctggaatcaagattgccgggagaaatctcaataacctcagatatgcagatgacaacacccttatggcagaaagtgaagaggaactcaaaagcctcttgatgaaagtgaaagtggagagtgaaaaagttggcttaaagctcaacattcagaaaatgaagatcatggcatccggtcccatagcttcatgggaaatagatggggaaacagtggaaacagtgtcaagctttatttttggggcctccaaaatcactgcatatggtgactacagccatgaaatgaaaagacacttactccttggaaggaaagttatgaccaacctagatagcatattcaaaagcagagacattatgttgccaacaaaggtcggtctagtcaaggctatggtttttcctgtggtcatgtatggatgtgagagttggactgtgaagaaggctgagtgccgaagaattgatgcttttgaactgtggtgttggaaaggactcttgagagtcccttggaccacaaggagatccaaccagtccattctgaaggagatcagccctgggatttctttggaagaaatgatgctaaagctaaaactccagtacttggccacctcatgctaagtgttgacttattggaaaagactctgatgctgggagggattgggggcaggaggagaaggtgacgacagaggatgagatggctggatggcatcactgactcaatggacgtgagtctgaatgaactccaggagttggtgatggacagggaggcctggcatgctgcgattcatctggtcacaaagagttggatatgactgagctactgaactgaactgaactgaactggtgtctttctctggaacttttggcccttgtgtggtgcttggtttgagtgtaggtatggaggcatttgatgagctcctattgattaatgttccctggagtcaggagttctctggtggtctcaggatttggacttaagcccccttcctctggttttcagtcttattcttacaatagcctcaagacttctccatctctgTAACAAGTGGTTCCAAAAGTCTCTCCACTGTTAGGGTCAGGATTTCCAAACTTTTGGGGTCCCAACTTAAAATGATGGGTGAAGTTGCTGAAGTCATGCTCCTTCTCCTTCCCAGCACTCGACACCTTGCCATTCAGGGGGACACACTCTGTGGGTCGGTGGgagtttctcctcctcctcctctctcttgtCCATTCCCAGTAGCTGGTGGGGTATCCACTGATGGGACTGGAGAAGCAGTGGCAGGAAAgagggcagcagctgcagcagccacCTCTGGCCGAGTTGCAGTGCCTCCCGCTTTGCCCGCCAGCCCCCAGACTAGACTTTTAAATGTAGCTGAGATTAACCTCAACAGTAAAGATGCCAAATGGTTAAAAGTAAAGGAAGAATATTGAGTGGGTAAGTACTAATGAAAAGAAAGATAGTGTTTGTATTAATGtcagaagaaaaaattaacagaaaaaattaTGTCAATGACATTTCTTTGCACtaggaaactataaaaattcTATGGAAATAGAAGTTTGTATATTCTGTGGAAATAGAGGTTTATAAATATAATGAGATCTCATGGACAGCTACAGCTCACTTGAACCAGAGTCTCTGTTAAATTCAATTTAAGCACAcagttattactttttaaaatagtatatgttgtattataaattaattttcttcaaatCCTCATTACTTTGACCGCCTCGTCTGATGACAATTCAGTTAAGTGTCTACTGCAATAAGcacatattttaaacaaattgaaatttaaaattatacaatacAGCAACTAGTAACGTTCGGAGGGTCCTTTAGATTTCAAGCAACACACAAGatgtttttcattctcttttcaaaCCGTTTATTCTATAATAAACCAAACTTCAAAACTtggttctggggcttccctgacagttcagtagactttgccttccagtgcagaaagtgtgggttcaatccctggattagggagttaagatcccacatgaccaatacccaaacataaaacagaagcaatattgtaacaaattcaataaagacttaaaaaatggtccatatcaataaataaataaataaaaatttatttctgattATCTGGGCCTTTGGCTTCCTCAAATTTTGTTTCAACATAAAGAACATGATTTACAGTCTCAGTATTGAACAAAATTGGGCTTTCAGTTAGTACTCAAACTCCTCAGAGTATAAGCAATTATTAGCTGCGGCATATTAGCTGGCAAGACTTGGCCAGATCTTCTTTGGGGAACTGTCTCAACCTTAAAAAAGATGACAGGGAGGTTGGGGGTTATTATCtcccagttcagtttagttcagtctctcagtcatgtccgactctttgtgaccccatgaatcacagcatgccaggcctccctgtccatcaccaactcccagagttcactcaactcaTGTAATCTCCCAGGTCACCTAATTTAAACACCTTTGGAAATCAAACAGAAGGCTTATATGTACATTCCATTCCAAGAACCACAGAGGAGATACAACAtttgtgtaggaaaaaaaaaaaaacaactattcaATATAAATGCTAGAGatgatttcactttattttattttcaaaaatcagaaGAGCATTTCCTATTTCTATAAGGACAGCAGGAAAGTCCTAGAACCAGGATTCATGTGAGCTGATTATATGTTAAAATTCATTAATCTTAGCAATGCAGTTAAGATTCTGACTGCATTCAGAACATTGCCACCATTTACTCAGAGATAAAAGAATTTATCTAGTGATATAATCATCTGGTAAAATTTCAATCAAGCTATAGTAAATAATAATAtctttcaaatacaaaaaaataaattttgcatatatcatttaaattaaattttatctatAAAAATCCTGATTCCATATGTTCATTCCCCTTGTCATATGCCTCAGAAGATGCCAAAGTTAAGCAGACTTCTTTTGGTATGAGTTTGAGAAATTCATGAGAAAATGATAGCATTTGTGTCACATAGGGGCTAtataagagaaaagtaaaaaaaaaaaaaaaaaaaaaaaagacgttatGCTtcagacagaagagaaaaaaaaaataaagaaaaaaagggttACAGTTAAAATAAGTTAAGGGAATGTACTAGTATAGAGATTCATCACTCTTCTGCCTACTTTGCTACTCTGCACAATATGTATATACTGACTAATTGAAATAGCAGAAGGCTATAGTATAGAAAAACTTAATATCAGCAGAGGATCTGGAATGTAAAGGTAGAGCAAATTCAATAAGGAAGAATTAGAACAGGATGAACAGAGAGCAAATAGAATTAGTTTAGCCAATAATTGGTACAGGTGTTAAGAGAAAACTTTGAAGCTGTCAGGAAAAATTTAACTTATTCATGACTTTTTGTCATGTGAGACAACTTGGTTatgaaagaaataagaacaacaacaaaaaaatgtcccTAGAATCATAATTTGTACCTGACAACCAAATTAGCAACATCCGgatagtgaaaaaaaattaaaatgaacctAAAAACAGTCTTTAATATTTATCAGTATTTATGCAAATTGTTAACTGTTTGGCTTCCATTATTTgcaagagagataaaaaatgatCATTTATCAGGATTAATGGttcaataaatgtgaaatatttaaaactgcTTCCAGGAAATATTAGGTATTATTATCGTTACTTATCTTTTATGTCTGTGAAGGACCTGCAATAACAATCAATTTGATATGAGTTGTAATAGCTTCATTTTTAGCTGTTAATCTTTCAGcacacttttgtttatttttttatcatggtGTATGGGATACTCAATCTATACATAATGATATGAAGAGaaacaaagtgaaagagaaaataatcagtGCCCATTTCATAGTATGTACCTGCTAATTCTACCTGCACTaccatgaaatatttatatttacactAGAAATGctcatattaaaaaggaaaaatttgttGTCATATATAATGAATTTGTGTTAGCAGCAATGTTAGCCCTTGTAGTTTATGATAGGAAATGTTCTCTTTAAATCACTTAGATATGAAAATGAAGATcttgtatatataaaatgagtaACTCAAATATTAACAAAGGAAACTGGAAATAACATGGGAGTTTTGGAAATGTAAGTTATAATTTAAATAACATGAGTATGAAGTCCCTGATATTAAGTTGGAGGCTGtcaaggagaaacatttaagagggaaaaaagggaaccAGTTaagttttctaattattttcccattttgttaCTTTGATACTTTGGACTAAAAATATGCTTATAAATTATAGAAGCATAATGGAAAATTAATTGGAAATGAAAGCATCTACAACCTAAACTAAAGCTATTTAAGGAAgtacttttacatatttttctgattatagaaatactaataatatatgtgatactttgaaaaatattttgggggATATATTATTTGTGAAGAAATCATTGTAACCTAAAAGGTAACAAAGCAGAAAGATTATAATTAGTCTAATTGCAAAATATTCTATTATAGAAATTATTGAAACCTGATCTGTATCAAGGGAGTGTTTGATTCATTTCCTTATTACTGTTATTAGTCTTTTAGGCAacctttgtttcttaattttacatataattactattacttttaataatttaaattaaaaagaaatgccaCAGCCACTTTTGGTTCACCTGATacagtattttctttattattctccACAATGTTTGTAAATATATCAGTCTATTTCCCAGAATCAAGACTTTTTCTTGTTCAGTCTTAagtgtgtccaactttttgttgCTACATGGACTacatgtagcatgccaggcttccctgtccttcattgtctcctggagtttgctcagattcatgtccattgagtcgatgatgccatccaaccatctcatcctctgtcattaccatttccctctgccctcaatcttccccagcatcagggtctttttcagagagtcaggtcttcacatcagttggccaaaatattggaacttcagcttcagcatcagtcattccaatgaatgttcaggattgatttcctttaggattgattgacttGTTTGTCATCCTTGCTgtttggactctcaagagtcttctccaacatcacagtttgaaagcctccATTCTTCctcactcagccttctctatgctccaactctcacatccatacatgactactggaaaaactgaagctttgactatgtggacctatgttggcaaagtgatatctcttatgctgtctaggtttgctatAGCTTTTATTCAGTGAGTCAAATGAGTCACTTGCCCTGTGTGCCAGCAACACattgataaatataataataatttagtgcaatatttttaaaaaaataatgttccacaagaaaattacaaatattttaaataaagacagggTTCTATCTTGAAATTGCACAACTTACCTTACTCCCTTCACTTTAAGTCTGGTTGTGTGAATCTCCTAAGCAAACAAGCTGCTTCAGGAAAACAAATGTATCTTTCCTAAGCTCACTTTTCATCCCATACATAAGATGACTGTGCATGTTTGTTTATACTTGAGCAAATGTACTTATTAATACTATTCTCTTTCACTCTAGAAAATAATTGGATCTGGTGTATTATATGGCAAGCTAATCATATGGGGTTTAGAATTAACTATTTAAAAGTATAGTGTTGGAAGCTGATTTACCAAATGAATGTATTTCTCCAACACTCACTCTGATTGACACCATGCTTAGTCAATATTTCTCATGCTaacctgttatatatatatatatatatatatatatatatatatatatatatatatatatattttaaggcaAACTCACTGAGTCTTCACTGCATTAGACCATAAAATATACCAGTAACATCACTGAATTTATTCCCTTGGGACTTTCCCAGAACATGAAAATCAAACATGTGTGCTTCCTAGTATTCTTATTTTGTTACATAGCTATTTGGATGGGAAACTTGCTCATAATGATTTCTATCACATGCAGTCAACTAAATAATCaacccatgtatttcttccttaATTACCTTGCTCTATCAGACCTGTGTTATACCTCAACAGTGACACCCAAGTTAGTCACTGACTTGCTGGCAGAAAGTAGCACAATTTCATACGTAGACTGCATGGCACAACTTTCTGCCACGCATTTCTTTGGGGGGATTGAAGTCTGTATCCTCACCATGACAGCCTCTGACTGCTTTGTGGCCATCTGCAGGCCCCTGCACTGCACCGTCATCATGAGCAGGCACAGACGCTGTGCCATGGTCAGTGCTTGTTGTGCTGGGGCATTTCTGCACTCCTTTCCCAAGGGTCTCCTCACCATTAACTTACCTTTCTGTGGCCCCGATGAAATAGATCACTATTTCTGTGACGTGTATCCTTTGCTGAAACTGGTCAACAAGGACACCTATGGAGTTGGGATCCTAGTGGTGGCCAATGCAGGCATGATGGGGTTGGTGATCTTtgtggtagtgatgctttcctaCATTTTGATATTATATACCATCAAGCCTTACCCTACAGAAAGCTGGTACAAAGCTCTTTCCACCTGTAGTTCCCACATCacagttgtggtttttttttaatttttaatttatttatttattttttactttacaatattgtattggttttgccat comes from the Bos javanicus breed banteng chromosome 28, ARS-OSU_banteng_1.0, whole genome shotgun sequence genome and includes:
- the LOC133240240 gene encoding olfactory receptor 4P4-like, coding for MGEVAEVMLLLLPSTRHLAIQGDTLCGSVGVSPPPPLSCPFPVAGGVSTDGTGEAVAGKRAAAAAATSGRVAVPPALPASPQTRLLNVAEINLNSKDAKWLKTIKYTSNITEFIPLGLSQNMKIKHVCFLVFLFCYIAIWMGNLLIMISITCSQLNNQPMYFFLNYLALSDLCYTSTVTPKLVTDLLAESSTISYVDCMAQLSATHFFGGIEVCILTMTASDCFVAICRPLHCTVIMSRHRRCAMVSACCAGAFLHSFPKGLLTINLPFCGPDEIDHYFCDVYPLLKLVNKDTYGVGILVVANAGMMGLVIFVVVMLSYILILYTIKPYPTESWYKALSTCSSHITVVVFFFAPTFFIYIRPATTFPEEKVFALFYIIIPPMFNPLIYTLRNAEMKNALRKVWC